From Verrucomicrobiota bacterium, one genomic window encodes:
- a CDS encoding glycosyltransferase family 2 protein, whose product MNAIPTASRIERFDPARDGLAEPSTLGDETPPMLSVVVPFYNEQDNVLPMLERLVAELEKLGEPYEIIAIDDGSTDSTFGKLRECFACYERLRVVSFRRNFGQTAALSAGINLARGKVIVTIDGDLQNDPADIHRLLDKINEGYDIVSGWRKERKERFLDRRLPSRVANALISRISRVRLHDYGCTLKAYVRDVVKNLSLYGDMHRFIPAMASQMGARVTEIAVSDNPRRAGKSKYGLTRTYKVVLDLLTLKFMLTFFHRPMLLFGVAGSLASLVGLGLGIYTLIYRYILLQPVSDRPLLMLGPPFLFITGLIFISFGLQFEMMMRMYHESQKKPTYVVRAKLDRTDPDNENA is encoded by the coding sequence ATGAACGCGATTCCTACGGCCTCCCGGATCGAGCGGTTCGACCCGGCCCGGGACGGCTTGGCCGAACCCAGCACACTGGGAGATGAGACGCCGCCCATGCTCTCCGTCGTCGTGCCTTTCTATAACGAACAGGACAACGTCCTGCCGATGCTCGAACGGCTCGTCGCCGAACTCGAGAAGCTCGGCGAGCCGTACGAGATCATCGCCATCGACGACGGAAGCACCGACTCCACCTTCGGCAAGCTGCGCGAGTGCTTTGCCTGCTACGAGCGCCTGCGCGTCGTAAGCTTCCGCCGCAACTTCGGCCAGACGGCCGCGCTCTCGGCCGGCATCAACCTGGCGCGCGGCAAGGTCATCGTGACCATCGACGGCGATCTCCAGAACGACCCAGCCGACATCCACAGGCTTCTCGACAAGATTAACGAGGGCTACGATATCGTCAGCGGCTGGCGCAAGGAGCGTAAGGAACGCTTCCTCGACCGGCGTCTCCCGTCGCGCGTCGCCAACGCGCTCATCTCGCGCATCAGCCGCGTCAGACTCCACGATTACGGCTGCACCCTCAAAGCCTACGTGCGCGACGTTGTGAAGAACCTGAGCCTCTACGGCGATATGCACCGATTCATCCCCGCCATGGCGAGCCAGATGGGTGCGCGCGTCACCGAGATCGCGGTGAGCGACAACCCGCGCCGCGCCGGCAAGAGCAAGTACGGCCTGACGCGCACCTACAAGGTCGTCCTCGACCTGCTCACGCTCAAGTTTATGCTCACGTTCTTCCACCGGCCGATGCTGCTCTTCGGCGTTGCCGGTTCCCTCGCGTCTCTCGTCGGCCTCGGCCTCGGCATTTATACGCTCATCTATCGATACATCCTGCTCCAGCCGGTCAGCGACCGGCCGTTGCTGATGCTCGGCCCGCCCTTCCTGTTCATCACCGGCCTGATCTTCATCAGCTTCGGGCTCCAGTTCGAGATGATGATGCGCATGTACCACGAGTCGCAGAAGAAGCCGACCTACGTCGTCCGCGCCAAGCTCGACCGGACCGACCCCGACAACGAAAACGCCTGA
- a CDS encoding glycosyltransferase family 4 protein has translation MAIDIQGLLRQKTGVGHTLYDLIEALAALDAPDEFTAFYFSRRPVGLPFCRERFRERRVAFPPGRLLSLMWKRLPFPPVDAFLDEADVVHFPDFVARPVRRGRVIVTVHDLSFLRLPETVEPKNRAFLSRNVPRSLERADAVIAVSDFTRRELEEVFPQARGKVHVIRHGVRRVFRGVGQSRADAKPAPELPSRYVLAVGTVEPRKNLGVLLDAMDIARRRKALSHVVLVVVGGSGWLAGELERRLAVAQQAGLVVRLGYVTDETLRDLYANAAALAFPTKYEGFGLPALEAMASGLPVVCSNVASLPEVVGDAGILVEDPAPGPFADALERVLTDETLAADLRQRGLERAATFTWERAARETLELYRQFAEGTYAHRR, from the coding sequence GTGGCAATCGACATACAGGGCCTCCTGCGGCAGAAAACAGGCGTCGGCCACACGCTTTACGACCTGATCGAGGCACTCGCCGCACTCGATGCGCCCGATGAGTTCACGGCCTTCTACTTCAGCCGCCGACCTGTCGGCCTGCCGTTCTGCCGCGAGCGCTTCCGCGAACGCCGTGTCGCGTTCCCGCCCGGGCGTTTGCTGAGCCTCATGTGGAAACGCCTCCCGTTCCCGCCCGTAGATGCGTTTCTCGACGAGGCCGACGTGGTCCATTTCCCCGATTTCGTCGCGCGCCCCGTGCGCCGCGGCAGAGTCATCGTCACCGTGCACGATCTCTCGTTCCTTCGCCTGCCCGAGACGGTCGAGCCAAAGAACCGCGCGTTTCTCAGCCGCAACGTGCCGCGCAGCCTCGAGCGCGCCGACGCCGTGATCGCCGTGTCGGACTTCACCCGCCGCGAGCTCGAGGAGGTCTTCCCCCAGGCTCGCGGCAAAGTCCACGTCATTCGCCACGGCGTGCGCCGTGTCTTCCGGGGCGTCGGGCAATCGCGCGCTGATGCCAAGCCGGCACCCGAGTTGCCCAGCCGATACGTCCTGGCCGTCGGCACCGTCGAGCCCCGCAAGAACCTGGGTGTGCTCCTCGACGCCATGGACATCGCGCGACGACGGAAGGCCTTGAGCCACGTCGTGCTCGTCGTCGTGGGAGGATCCGGCTGGCTCGCCGGCGAGCTCGAGCGGCGTCTCGCCGTCGCCCAACAAGCCGGCCTCGTCGTCCGTCTCGGCTACGTCACCGACGAGACGCTGCGCGACCTCTACGCCAACGCCGCCGCGCTCGCATTCCCGACCAAGTATGAGGGCTTCGGCCTGCCGGCGCTCGAGGCGATGGCCTCCGGCCTGCCCGTCGTCTGCTCGAACGTTGCCTCGCTGCCCGAGGTCGTCGGCGACGCGGGCATCCTCGTCGAGGACCCGGCGCCTGGGCCGTTCGCCGATGCCCTCGAGCGTGTGCTCACCGACGAGACGCTCGCCGCCGACCTGCGCCAGCGTGGACTCGAGCGCGCCGCGACGTTCACCTGGGAGCGCGCGGCCCGCGAGACGCTCGAGCTGTACCGCCAGTTTGCGGAGGGAACCTATGCGCATCGCCGTTGA